The Desmodus rotundus isolate HL8 chromosome 3, HLdesRot8A.1, whole genome shotgun sequence genome includes a region encoding these proteins:
- the ADM2 gene encoding protein ADM2, producing the protein MAQLLLVTFSCISLLCLQLPDALSGCQGRSPRPARPREPPARTPSSGLQPQRPAPWPETWKTRQALQPQRSASLSPAVGQPLWKGPRRRSGPPRPTALLLWVGCMLGTCQVQNLSHCLWQLVASAGPRDLAPLDPSSPHSYG; encoded by the exons ATGGCCCAGCTCCTGCTGGTCACCTTCAGTTGCATcagcctcctctgcctgcagctccCCGATGCGCTGTCTGGCTGCCAGGGCAGGAGCCCGCGGCCTGCCCGGCCCAG GGAACCTCCAGCCCGGACGCCCTCCAGCGGGCTGCAGCCCCAGCGCCCTGCACCCTGGCCTGAGACCTGGAAGACACGCCAGGCCCTGCAGCCACAGAGGAGTGCCAGCCTGTCCCCTGCTGTGGGCCAGCCTCTCTGGAAGGGTCCCCGCCGACGCTCAGGCCCCCCGAGGCCCACAGCCCTGCTCCTGTGGGTGGGCTGTATGCTGGGCACCTGCCAAGTGCAGAacctcagccactgcctgtggcAGCTCGTCGCCTCAGCTGGCCCACGGGACTTGGCCCCCCTTgaccccagcagcccccacagctATGGCTGA